The DNA region TGCAAGGTTCTTGGGGGCAGCGGGACCGTTGCTTTGAGACGAGTGGGAGCTCTTCATGCTCTCTGGTGATGCTTCCCAAGCCGCGCCTCCACGCAAGCCACTCGCTGACGAGAAAGAGCCCTGGTCCGACAGGACGTTGCCGTTTCGTGGCGAGAGCATGTTGCCAGCACCGCCCAAAAGCTGATTCTGCAGGTGTTCGATttgcttgaggaggagcgccCTCTCAGTTTCCCACTCggcgcgctcctcctccatcaatgCGCGCTCCTCCTTGTAGACCTCCTCTGCGCGTTCGCGGTTGGCCTCCATATACTTTCGCTCAGCTTCCCAAGCCTCTCGTATCCGTCCGTTCTGGGTGAGGAGTCGTCGAATCATGGAGGCTTGAGAGGCGCTGCTGTTGGAATCTGAAAGGGAGCGCGGGTGGCCACCGGGGCCGTTAAAGCTCAGTCCATGGATGGAGCCGCCGGTGGAATCCTGGCTGGACCGGGAGTTGttttcttggccagctggCGATGCTGTGCTCTGTCGCGCCTGTGGTGGGACGCTGCTGGATCGGTACTGGTCGTTCAAGATGTGCGGTGACAGGAACGACTGCTGGTGTGGACCAGGACCTCGAACACCTGGCGACAGCGGCGAATAGACGTGTGCTTTTGGGTTGCCGTGTATCCTCTGGTCGAAATAACCGGCAGCACCTCGAGGCAGCGTCAAGGGCGATAtgatggtggaagaggtatcgctggagagggtggtgggaaaagACTGGCGCACATCGGATTCCACGGCGCCAGAGGGCCAAAAGGCATCCGAGGGAAGTTTTGTTGCCAAAGTGGCCATGGTTGCTATCCAGATTCGggtttttcttcttcttttttttttttttttttttttccgtaGGTTCGCAGGCAATTGacgggttggtgaagataaaaaaaataaaataaaaaaaataaaaaggacGCAATGGATAGCCACCAAAGGGTCCAGAATTGGCAAGGGGGCTCGCGGCTCTTTCTACTATGGGGTTGATGTCATCCCACGATCTAGGTTCGGACGGATGTGTACACCTCGGCTAGGAACTGGGCTAAGGGCCGTTTTGGGTCCTCAGAtgatttgctgctgctgctcgacTTTAGTGACCTGTTGGCAGGAGTGGAGTTGCGACTGCGACAAGTCGGCATGTGCTTTGGTGCAACTGGGGCATAAGGTTCCGGTCGAAGGGACGAGCGTGCCACGAGGCCCGAGAAGCTGGATACTTGGACGACTAAGATGTGGTGTGGgcttgttgggttggtgtgTTGTCGAAGAGAACAGCAGGTGGTCGAAACAGCTGGGCGGAAACGGCGGGACCGTCGAGGGACAGAGAAGAGTGTCAGCGGCCAGCAGAAGGATGGGAATGTTTTGCGGCACGGGGGCATGGAGTTTTGAAGAAGGGACGTGGCAGGGTAGGCAGCCTTGTTCAGTTGCTGTCTGTCtgccagcagccagctgAGAGGGTTGTGACGAAACACGCGATCAGAAAAGTGGGTCCTCCCGGCGGCATCTGCGGGTCGCATTCCCATTCAGCGGGGAGCGGCACTGCAACACAGAACCCTCAGCatatctccccctccctccccccccacgGCCCATCAGCCGGTTGGCCCAAGCGAAACCACGAGCGCCGCCTTCCAGTTTTGGTTTGTCGTTGTGTTTCGTACAAAGTATGTTCATTTTTCCATCTCGGATGCTACTCTTTTTCCAACAACAGAACAGCATCTTTCTGCCCAAAGACCGGCCGGCCGGCGGTAAACAAATTCGCCGGACTCTGCCCGGCCATCCTTGACACTTGGCGGTCGCTTTGTGGGGACGGGCGGCAGTTGGCCAGTTCCAAAAGGATACCGCCTTTTTGTCTGCTGAACAAAACAAGGCAAATAGTGGAAACGCTTCCCAATCTACAAAGGCCAAAGCAgagcatcaccgccatcgaCCTGGCAGACAGACTGATGTCGGACAGAGAGTCTGTCTGACTCTTCCACTGTAGAGTCAACCGGGGGCTTGGGAGGGAAAGAAGCTGCTGTGGATGTGTTGGCACCACACAACTAAACTCCTCGGTACAAACCGCCCCGGCAGTCAGCAAGGGTCCACCGACGCTTTTTATGCCTTTGCAGCCGTTCCTGACAGCTGCAACCCCAATCCGGCTTCGGGAGGCTTCATTGGCTGCCCTACTTTGTTTCAAACCCGGTGTTGCTCTGTCAAATGCCTGGTTTTCGGTCCGAAGCCGACCTATCAaacaccaaaaacaaaagacatCTGAAGCAAACCAAAACATTTCCAAATAGAAACAGAAGAACATCGTTTCTCTATCATCAAAACCCTAGTTCCCCCGAGTTCGTGCTAGCGCAAGCAAAACCCccgaaagagaaaaagaccCCTGGGACGGCCGGGGTTTGATGCGGGGAGCGGCCCGCGGACGCTCAGTGGGATGATCTGGCCAATCACACGCTCAAAATGCCATCTTTGCCGGATCTGATTGGGCACAGCAGGTCCCAATCCATGTTGTGCCTCTTTTCTCTGTTCTGTCGTTGCGGGGGTTGGATGCACCTTTTCGATAAATTCATGGTCACGAGGAGGGTTTATGAGCCAGACTCCCACGACTCGCAGACCGTCAATttgccctccccctcccccgtgTTTTCTCCGCATTTTGGGCAGCTCGAGGAATTGAGATGGCGTGCGTGCGTGCTGTGGGTGATTGTTTGTGGGTGATTGTCTGTGGGTGATTGTCTGTGGGTGAGGGGAACCAAAAATGGGGTTCCATCAACCAAAAGATGCCGTGCGTTTTTGGGGTCTTGCCCCCGACGATGAGAATGGAAGCGGAAGCTGCGGAAGGGGTCCCTTTTTACATCAGGGTCTAGAACCCCTAGGGAAACTGTCAGTCCAGGACCCTGGGGAAACTGTCAGCCTAAGGCCGGAACCCGGACCGGAGTGTTTGCTGCTACCAAGCAGGTGCCACGCAAGGTGTTGATCGTTATCCAGTTTATCAAGAGCTCGGGGAGGAGCTCATTGGAACAATCCGGGACTCTGAGTACGGGCCCTGTCGAGAGAGCTGCGAAACGGCCGACgcatcccatcccaccacgcAAGCAAGTGGTTTGCGGTTCGTGGAAATGGAATTGAGGttggcttgcttgctttggccgaagaagaaaaagcgCGCAAAAATGCCGGTAGTCGGATTGATGCAGGAGTCGGTCGGGCCTACAGGGtgcgagggagggagggcttGCACAGAATGCTTCTTGTCTGGAGAGGACCAACCACATGCTGCGGACTACGGCTGCGCCACCGCATGCTCTCTCCAAGGGAGAACATGTAGATGCTGTGGGTTGTCTGGCTACGGATGGAGGAAGAACTGCAAATGAATGTGGACAGGGAACCAGGacagaaggcgagggagtcACTGGACATTGGTCTCCCAAAAACCGCTGGAAGGAAAACACAAGGGACAAATCGAGATATGCTAGAGACACTCTCTGACGGGAGACATCGGGGCATCGTGGGGGGATCGCAAGCAGGAGAACGGAACTTGGCACACTAGGTACGGATGTTGGGGAAAGCTGATATCCGACATGCAGGTGTTCAACACAGCACAATTAGACGTCGGGCCATCAAACATGAGCCTTCCAAGATCAGCCCGAGATCTCAAAAGAAGCACAAAAGCACTGTCAGACTCGAAATAGGCATCGAAAGCAGACAGCGAGAGGCATTCTGatcagaaaagaagaggCCCAGATTATTTTTCCCATGCAACCATCCAGAGCCCATACTGTTCCGATTCCGACCCAAATATCCCATCCATTATTAGCCCAGGATACCATTATGTCTCGTCAACAGCTCAttccacccaacccccccaaaagtCCTCCCAAAGTCCTCCCAAAGTCCTCCCAGAGCCCGCCCGAAGCCAACCGCCTCAAGGGCGGGATAAATAGCGCCCCATGGGCGAGTTAGGATCCAACATGAGTTTCAGGTGCGGCGGGTTGTCCTTGGTGAGGCAGTTGCCACAGATTTTGGGACTATACAGCAGAATCAGTCGACCAAGCATATCGAGGGACAAGCAAGTGGGAGAGCAAAAACACTCACgactcctcaaactccaaaaTCTTGGGCTCACACCTGGCAATTTTGCCATACTGCGTGAACTTTTCGCAATGCTTGGTCGCGAGCCAGCGCAGGTGGCCGCAGATGAGGTACTCTCTCTGATCAGCATTAGCACATGGGCCATAGGGGCGTTCACGAGCGCTTGGTTCAACacgcgaggaggggggcgggaaGATTGTGGAACGAGAAACAGCACAAGCAAACGGACCGGACGGGACAGAGATGGAGACCTGCCCGGAagcgaagacgaggaggaggtcgacatccacaagaaaacaaaaacataaCAAAACAAGCGGCCGCGACTGGAATGGGACGACAGAACAACAGCCAGAAGGGCGAGAAAAACCATACGAGAGCCAAGCAAgactgggagaaggagaacaaAGATTTCGAGGGCATACCTGCTTGTACTCGCACATGATGGGAGATTATCCTGTGACCTGGTGTGGTATGGTTCAGGGTGCCTGAGTGAGTGGTGAGCGTTCGTGAGATTCAAGAGAGGTGTTGAGTCTGCTGAGCGAGAGAAGTGTTTGGGTTGCTGAGCGAGAGAGAAAGTGTTGACGGTCTAACGCGGGGTACTCTTACACTCGATGCTCAGGGCAAAGTCGGTCTCAGAGTCGCTCTGGAAGGAGAGCGGTGTTGAGTGGCGGTTTGAAGGGCGGTGGTATAAGGCGGTAAGGCGACGAGAATTATGACCAGCAACTGACCCATAAAAGAGTGTTTGTTGGAAGGAACGAGTGATAGAAGACACAACTGCTCTGGAAAAAGGTGATTTCCTCACACTCTGAACGACCGGACGTCTCCCTCCatttatcatcatcattctggtgagggggatggaggggctgaTAAAGGGCGGCAGGATCGCCATGCTGGTTTCTTTTTCCGCTGAGACAGCGGATAGCCTTCCTGTTGGTAGATAACTGACAGAAGAAGCAACGCAAGCCAgggaggaaaaaaaaaaaacttgaaCTCAATCCGACTTGGTATGTGACGAAACATTTCACTCTGCCTCGCCCAACCACATCGCTGGCTTTGTCAAGTAGCGACCACTCACCAATGATGTTTGATAGTATCACGAAGCAGAACTGACACTCAAAGCCGATCAAGTCTTCTGGACACACCATCATGACCACCCAGAGCAAGAAACAAACAAGCTCTTCGGGCCGTCGTGGAAGCACTCGGCAAACTACTTCTCCGGACTCACATCTCACCTCCCCGTggttgcttcttcttgctgaGCTGAAAAGTGACTAGCGAGAAAGGGCGGCATGTCAAGTGCATGCCGACATGGTGCGTCGTGCTTGTTTCGGTTCAGGAGAGACGATCCGATACCTGCAACAACAGATAGCAACCAGCTCGGCCAGCTGTTTCGGACAAGTCATAAGGGTGCTCACCGCGGGTACGCCTGCCTAACTCCCCGTCGGGCTCTGAGTTGTTCGCGCTGGGACAGGCCACAAGACAAGGCGTTCTAGGTCTTGCGGTGCTCGGACACAAAACCTCCTTGCCTGCCGCTTATTGCCGCCTGGCTTTAAATGCGGTGGCTTTGTGCTCAATGTCTTTCTCAGTCATGGGGCAAACAGCCAGCATGTGAAGGGTTGGCGGTGAGGTGCTACAGTGTCACGGCTGTCATCCGTCAGAACAAGGCAATTGTTGCACCAAACAGTCAACCGTTTGGACGATGGCCAGTCCAGCTTTCATCACTGTCAAGCAAAGTAACGTTGTCTTCTTCCCTCGTTCACAAGTCTAGGCCGGCAAAGCTCACCTGCAAGTTCAAGCTTCAAGAAGCGTGGTGATGACCGATCAACCATCTGCTGATCTGCGCGCATTGAGCACAGTGTCGCAAACACAGCTATTCTTACTCCCAGACTTTTGCTATCGGGTTCTCCTGATTTCGATTCCTTCGGCCCCAGTCACATTTTCCATGTCTCTTTCCCTCATTCTCTCACATCGCCCAAAGAACCTTACAGTCAGCCAACTTGGAGCACGCCATTGATTCGTGGTCGACACTTCCACGATTTCTTAGCGTGTCACGACATAGGTACAaggcaagaagagaaaaatcAGTCTGTCGCGAAGGGCACTGCTGCATGGAATCACCCGGACAgagagcttctggaaggtTTGCCTTGCACGACTTCATCTACGATGGGCCTTGATCTCCGTCCTTTGCGGATGGCTTTACCGCTGGAGGATACGGATAGCTGATGCGACGGGTGGTGGCATAAGGGCCAAGTGCTGACCATGCTGTGCTCTCACGCCGTGCAGACAACAAAAGATAAAGTAGAGAGAGATACCTGCCTCCCCATACGACTCTCACATGCCTAACTGCAGACCACGCCCAGCAAAACCTCTTGGCAAAGGTGACTCTCCGGCTCTCTAGAAGGAGTGTCTTGCCAAGGGTGGTGATACCTGCCCGTCTGAGGAGGTGAGAAGAGAGCTTGCGCACAAGGCTTTCGTTCATACTCACCCACCGCTAGCAAGACTGTAGATAACAAAACCACTAGGAGGGTTCTACGAGAACTTGGAAGGTATGACGGTATGACGGTATGACCCAGCATGGATCTATCAAAGCAATAGTCACCCCGAACGCGAGTGTACCACCTGCCAAGAGACTCCCTGTTGCTCAACAGTCCTCATCCCAGGTGTATCACCTGCCAAGAGGCTCACCGCGCCGCTGTTCGGTCTTCTCTCGTAGAAAGGTTGCAGGTGTAACACTTGGCAAATCTGCTGTGAAAAAAGATGAAAATACCGAGTGCCGTCTTGGCGggctcttttttcttgtgttTGTCATTTTTcagaaggaagggggtgggggttgggttatTCAGAGGACAAGACAGTGTGAAATGTGAGTCGTTGGGTTGAGATGAGAAGTCTGTATCAGTCATAGGTATTCCAGATAAGAATgataaggtaggtacttTAAGTGCTGTCGGGGTAGAGAAATCATCGTGGCTCTGTCAAGCTATTCTGTGTAAATAGGCTCATGTTTCAGGGGCGATGCTTTTGATGCGTCGATCACATACGCGGTCAATAACAGGGCTTGAAGCAGGGCAGCCCTCTGGTTCGTCTTGATTTGGTCCCGTATTCTGTATTGGGTGAGACACAAAACTTGGCAGCTTACGTCTCTGTGATCTATCACAGAGGCCGAGCCGTTCAGTACCTATGCTATCACCTCGTTAGCAGCGGCGATGATTTGCTGTTCACAGCTTCGGCGAGGCTTCAGATATCTGGGTAGCTGTGAGCTGTTCTCGTGTAAAGCGGCAATAGTACTCGAAAGTTACTCAAAGGTAGTCTTGAGAGTTCTTGTGTATGTAGGTGGAACATAGAATGGCTCATGAGCTGATTGGCAGTATGGCATTTGTTCAGGGGTTACACCAACTTGCACCATGCTCACACGGTTTAGCCATGCCATTAGAGAGGCGGTCTTCAAGTAGAACCCAGAGTCGGAATATGGAAGGAGTGTTTTAGTCATGTTATAGGTTTCGCCATGTTGAGGTCGAAACAATGAAGGACATCAGTCCCGTTCTGAGTTCGAGCAAACACATATCACTTCCAAGGCAATACATAGGTACTTTTTCCAAGTTCTGAGGAGTACAGCTATGACCACATAACAATGCTGTCCCAGTATCTTAAGTCTCAGGAGCAGGCAAGGTGTTGGGAGAATCGCTGACTACATATGCAGTGATCGTTATACCTGTACTAAAGACCCTTAACCGGTGACCACGTCTCGAGACTGGGGTCTTCTTCATTCTTGATCGAAAAAAACCAGGAAATAGTCTGCGAACAGGCCCAGGCCGACACTTGTGTTGTACAGCAGAATATTTTTGAGTCTGACCCCGAGAAAAGAGCAGCGCCTTTTTTGGTAAACCCtagaaggaaaaggggtaaGAGCAGTGCTCAAACGTAATGGAAGCAATGTAACGGAAGCAATGTAACGGAAGC from Podospora pseudoanserina strain CBS 124.78 chromosome 1, whole genome shotgun sequence includes:
- a CDS encoding hypothetical protein (EggNog:ENOG503P7XS) — encoded protein: MCEYKQREYLICGHLRWLATKHCEKFTQYGKIARCEPKILEFEESPKICGNCLTKDNPPHLKLMLDPNSPMGRYLSRP